One genomic segment of Microbacterium hydrocarbonoxydans includes these proteins:
- a CDS encoding beta-L-arabinofuranosidase domain-containing protein, with amino-acid sequence QAAVGAHRAIGDDRLLRVAERFVEHAIARLGADDAVEYCGHPLIEAALVELHRTTGADAPLALADAFVRRRGAGFLGGVIFGAEYYQDEQPALEATKMRGHAVRAST; translated from the coding sequence CAGGCCGCCGTCGGTGCGCACCGCGCGATCGGCGATGACCGCCTGCTGCGGGTCGCCGAGCGGTTCGTCGAACACGCCATCGCTCGGCTCGGCGCCGACGACGCGGTCGAGTACTGCGGGCATCCGCTCATCGAGGCCGCGCTCGTCGAGCTGCACCGCACGACCGGAGCCGACGCGCCTCTCGCGCTCGCCGACGCGTTCGTGCGCCGACGCGGCGCGGGATTCCTCGGCGGAGTGATCTTCGGCGCGGAGTACTACCAGGACGAGCAGCCCGCCCTGGAGGCCACGAAGATGCGCGGCCATGCGGTGCGCGCCTCTACCTGA
- a CDS encoding beta-L-arabinofuranosidase domain-containing protein, whose translation MLDAMRTQWDDLISRRMYLTGGTGARHEDEAFGEAFEAAARPRRYAETCAGVALFGWAWRMYLATGDAACMDVAETALYNVVAAGISTRGDSFTYVNPLQVRDERPYGGAEPAGRRRWFSCACCPPNLMRTFAALEHHVAAERPDGLDLVLYASATVQAHGASVTIDTAYPAEAASASS comes from the coding sequence ATGCTCGATGCGATGCGCACCCAGTGGGACGACCTGATCTCGCGCCGCATGTACCTCACCGGGGGCACCGGCGCCCGCCACGAGGACGAGGCGTTCGGCGAGGCGTTCGAAGCTGCCGCCCGACCGCGCCGTTACGCCGAGACCTGCGCGGGAGTCGCCCTCTTCGGCTGGGCCTGGCGCATGTACCTCGCGACCGGCGACGCCGCATGCATGGATGTCGCCGAGACCGCCCTCTACAACGTCGTCGCCGCAGGCATCTCGACCCGCGGAGACTCGTTCACCTACGTCAATCCGCTGCAGGTGCGCGACGAACGACCCTACGGCGGAGCGGAACCCGCCGGGCGACGACGCTGGTTCAGCTGCGCGTGCTGCCCGCCGAACCTCATGCGCACGTTCGCAGCCCTCGAGCACCACGTCGCGGCGGAGCGCCCGGACGGCCTCGACCTCGTTCTCTACGCTTCGGCAACCGTGCAGGCGCACGGCGCATCGGTCACGATCGACACCGCATACCCGGCTGAGGCAGCATCCGCATCGTCGTGA
- a CDS encoding aldehyde dehydrogenase family protein has protein sequence MADGRPRPDLRRQLEPIGATLVFAASNFPSRSPSQGRHASALAAGNAVVLKAHHGHPELSDATAAVVIDALASAGRRRPLPDDPRHRGGSARAASIRHQGRGVHRIGARRTRPVRHRVEPPEPIPFYGELGSTNPAFVTRRAAERDAAGIARDFVASVTGSAGQLCTKPGVLFVPAGSSIVAELEGQRLPAASALLNGGIESGFRDSLASTRGVAGVRTLSAGARSEADADADAGAPSPVLLETSIATLRDEMHTLMSEMFGPAALVVTYDDENELLDIADSLEGQLTATIIGEDDDEIAVDLLPKLSERADACSGTSGPPECR, from the coding sequence GTGGCCGATGGGCGCCCACGCCCCGATCTGCGCCGTCAGCTCGAGCCCATCGGCGCGACGCTCGTCTTCGCCGCGAGCAACTTCCCTTCGCGTTCTCCGTCGCAGGGGAGACACGCGAGTGCGCTCGCCGCGGGCAACGCCGTGGTGCTCAAGGCGCATCACGGACACCCCGAGCTGTCCGACGCGACGGCTGCCGTCGTGATCGATGCCCTCGCCTCGGCCGGGCGCCGAAGGCCTCTTCCAGACGATCCACGGCACCGAGGCGGGAGTGCGCGCGCTGCGAGCATCCGGCATCAAGGCCGCGGCGTTCACCGGATCGGTGCGAGGCGGACGCGCCCTGTTCGACATCGCGTCGAGCCGCCCGAGCCGATTCCCTTCTACGGAGAGCTCGGCAGCACGAACCCCGCGTTCGTGACGCGGCGGGCCGCCGAGAGGGATGCCGCCGGCATCGCCCGCGACTTCGTCGCCTCCGTCACCGGCAGCGCCGGACAGCTCTGCACCAAGCCAGGAGTGCTGTTCGTGCCCGCGGGATCGTCGATCGTCGCGGAGCTCGAGGGCCAGCGGCTCCCGGCCGCATCCGCACTGCTGAACGGTGGGATCGAGAGCGGCTTCCGCGACTCGCTCGCCTCGACCCGGGGAGTCGCGGGCGTGCGCACGCTCTCCGCCGGTGCGAGGTCGGAGGCGGATGCGGATGCGGATGCCGGTGCTCCGTCTCCCGTGCTGCTCGAGACGTCGATCGCGACTCTGCGCGACGAGATGCACACGCTCATGAGCGAGATGTTCGGTCCTGCGGCGCTGGTGGTGACCTACGACGACGAGAACGAGCTGCTCGACATCGCCGACAGCCTCGAGGGGCAGCTGACCGCCACGATCATCGGCGAAGACGACGACGAGATCGCCGTCGACCTTCTTCCCAAGCTGTCGGAGCGGGCGGACGCGTGCTCTGGAACCAGTGGCCCACCGGAGTGTCGGTGA
- a CDS encoding NAD(P)/FAD-dependent oxidoreductase yields the protein MSEQSIPASDQPLADVAVVGAGPAGLSAAVVAAEHGLQVVLIDAGRQTGGQYWRHPDERHRDAFVAPESTGHHHWNHYTDLRDRLAASVASGRIRHLAGRQVWRTDGFDDRVALRTSAVSGADALPLAERTTWARRLVIATGAYDRQLPVPGWTLPGVMAAGGVQAMLKANQVRAGRRAVVAGTGPFLLSVAAGLAEAGVEVVEVVDANALSRWAATPLRALQEPGKLWEGVQYATTFLRHRVPLRTRTVVTAVRGTGRASEVELARVDGKGRVRPGSTRTVAADLVAFGWGFTPQLELAVGLGLRTRIDVDGSLVIDVDDDLRASDPLVFAAGRSPASAEPSHRAPRASSRIRGRTGSRRLDRRPTDGTASPASASGRRFAIGMHRASPFPTRGMSG from the coding sequence ATGTCTGAGCAGAGCATCCCGGCATCCGATCAGCCTCTCGCCGACGTCGCGGTCGTCGGCGCCGGCCCCGCGGGGCTGAGCGCGGCGGTCGTCGCCGCCGAACACGGCCTGCAGGTCGTGTTGATCGACGCGGGGCGCCAGACCGGCGGACAGTACTGGCGTCACCCCGACGAGCGTCATCGTGACGCCTTCGTCGCGCCCGAGAGCACCGGCCACCACCACTGGAACCACTACACCGACCTGCGCGACCGGCTCGCGGCATCCGTGGCATCAGGTCGCATCCGCCATCTCGCCGGACGCCAGGTGTGGCGCACCGACGGCTTCGACGACAGGGTGGCGCTGCGCACCAGCGCAGTGAGCGGCGCCGACGCTCTGCCCCTCGCCGAGCGCACCACGTGGGCGCGACGGCTCGTGATCGCGACCGGCGCCTACGACCGACAGCTGCCCGTGCCCGGATGGACGCTGCCCGGGGTCATGGCCGCCGGCGGCGTGCAGGCGATGCTCAAGGCCAACCAGGTGCGAGCCGGGCGTCGCGCCGTGGTGGCGGGCACCGGGCCCTTCCTGCTGTCGGTCGCCGCGGGACTCGCCGAGGCCGGGGTCGAGGTGGTCGAGGTCGTCGACGCCAATGCGCTGTCGCGCTGGGCGGCCACTCCGCTGCGTGCGCTGCAGGAGCCGGGCAAGCTGTGGGAGGGCGTGCAGTACGCCACCACCTTCCTGCGTCACCGAGTGCCCCTGCGCACGCGGACTGTCGTCACGGCGGTGCGCGGCACCGGGCGGGCGTCCGAGGTCGAGCTGGCCCGCGTCGACGGCAAGGGGCGCGTGCGTCCCGGCTCGACGCGCACCGTGGCCGCCGACCTCGTCGCCTTCGGCTGGGGCTTCACCCCGCAGCTCGAGCTGGCCGTCGGACTGGGCCTGCGCACCCGCATCGATGTCGACGGATCGCTCGTGATCGACGTCGACGACGACCTGCGCGCATCCGATCCGCTCGTCTTCGCCGCGGGGAGGTCACCGGCATCGGCGGAGCCATCGCATCGTGCGCCGAGGGCGAGCTCGCGGATCCGCGGTCGCACAGGATCTCGGCGTCTCGACCGACGCCCGACGGATGGCACGGCATCGCCGGCGTCTGCGTCGGGGCGGCGCTTCGCGATCGGCATGCACCGAGCCAGCCCGTTCCCGACGCGTGGAATGAGTGGCTGA